A single genomic interval of Pyrus communis chromosome 7, drPyrComm1.1, whole genome shotgun sequence harbors:
- the LOC137740258 gene encoding 3-oxoacyl-[acyl-carrier-protein] synthase, mitochondrial: MASPAWRKLFSRRMSSSFFAPPHPLRSRRVVVTGLGMVTPLGCGVETTWKRLIEGECGIRALTHQDIKMNGFDSDTQSYTFDQLTSKVAAIVPCGTKPGEFNEELWLNSKDHRSMARFIGYAMCAAEEALKDANWMPTEPEERERTGVSVGGGTGSISDILDAAQMICEKRIRRLSPFFIPRILINMASGHISMKYGFQGPNHAAVTACATGAHSLGDATRMIQFGDSDVMVAGGTESSIDALSIAGFCKSRALTTKYNSSPQEASRPFDCGRDGFVIGEGSGVVVLEELDHAKNRGAKIYAEIRGYGMSGDAYHITQPHTDGRGAILAMTHALRQSGLHPKQVDYVNAHATSTPLGDAIEANAIKTIFSDHVTSGALALSSTKGAVGHLLGAAGAVEAIFSILAIHHGIAPPTLNLSQPDPVFKDAFMPLTTSRTMPIRAALSNSFGFGGTNASLLFTSAP; the protein is encoded by the exons ATGGCGTCTCCCGCTTGGCGCAAACTCTTCAGTCGTCGCATGTCCTCGTCCTTCTTCGCCCCCCCTCATCCTCTTCGTTCCCGCAGAGTCGTCGTCACTg GTTTGGGCATGGTGACGCCATTGGGCTGCGGAGTGGAGACGACGTGGAAGAGACTCATAGAAGGCGAGTGCGGCATAAGGGCACTGACCCATCAAGATATCAAGATGAACGGCTTTGATTCAGACACCCAATCGTACACCTTCGACCAGCTCACCTCCAAAGTTGCTGCAATCGTACCCTGTGGAACCAAACCAGGTGAATTCAACGAGGAACTTTGGCTCAATTCCAAG GATCATCGTTCGATGGCGAGATTTATTGGGTATGCAATGTGTGCTGCTGAAGAAGCACTTAAAGATGCTAATTGGATGCCTACTGAGCCGGAAGAGAGGGAAAGAAcg GGTGTCTCAGTTGGTGGGGGAACTGGAAGTATCAGTGACATATTGGATGCTGCACAAATGATTTGTGAGAAg CGTATTCGACGTCTTAGTCCTTTCTTCATTCCTCGGATACTAATCAACATGGCATCTGGTCATATCAGCATGAAATATGGATTTCAG GGACCAAATCATGCTGCAGTAACAGCTTGCGCTACTGGAGCACATTCTCTGGGTGATGCCACAAGGATGATTCAGTTTGGAGATTCAGATGTTATGGTGGCTGGAGGCACAGAGTCTAGCATTGATGCTTTATCAATAGCAGGATTTTGCAA GTCAAGGGCTTTGACCACGAAATACAATTCCTCCCCACAAGAAGCATCACGACCTTTTGACTGTGGTCGGGATGGGTTTGT AATCGGTGAAGGTTCTGGTGTTGTGGTTTTGGAG GAGCTTGATCATGCAAAGAATCGAGGAGCAAAAATATATGCAGAAATTCGTGGTTATGGCATGTCAG GTGATGCGTATCATATTACTCAACCACATACTGATGGAAGAGGTGCCATTCTGGCCATGACACATGCCCTTAGACAG TCAGGCCTTCATCCTAAACAAGTGGATTATGTAAATGCGCATGCTACATCGACACCTTTGG GTGATGCAATAGAAGCCAATGCTATCAAAACCATTTTCTCTGACCATGTGACATCTGGTGCTTTAGCATTGTCGTCCACCAAG GGAGCTGTTGGTCATCTCCTTGGTGCGGCTGGAGCTGTTGAAGCAATATTTTCTATTTTGGCCATACACCAT GGAATTGCACCACCAACGCTTAATCTGTCACAACCAGATCCAGTATTTAAGGATGCTTTCATGCCTCTGACAACTTCAAGGACCATGCCAATAAGAGCAGCTTTGTCGAACTCTTTTGGCTTCGGAGGAACAAATGCATCCCTGCTGTTTACATCTGCTCCTTGA